Genomic window (Bradyrhizobium sp. 186):
ATCTGGGAGGCGAGCGCCCGCAACGAGAACGGCCTCGAGGTGCTGAAGGCGCGTGCGAGCCTGAAATTCCCCCGACACAAACCGTCATGAGCGAGCTGATGAAGAAACCGAACCTGCGCGGCGTCACGGTCGCGACCGTGCTGCCCTTCAAGGACGATCTCTCGATCGACTGGGACGGCTATGCTCGCCTGCTCGACTATTGCGCCTGCCCGGACGGAATCGCGGCTGTGTTCGTCAATGGACATGCCGGCGAGGGCGGATCGCTCTCGGACGACGAGCGCCAGGCGGTGATCGAACGCACGCGCAGGCATATCGGCGGCAAGCCGCTGCTGGCCGGCATCATCGCGCATTCGACCGCGGAAGCGATCCATCAGGCGCAGCTCGCCGAGGCTGCCGGCGCGGACTGCGCGGTATTATTCCCGCCGGCGCCGCTTGGTGGCGGTGCATCGGCCACCTCGCGCGCGCCGGTGGCTTTCGTACGGGCGGTCAGTTCCGCCATCGGGATTCCGGTGTCGATCTTCCAGTATCCGCTGGCGTCCGGCTTCGGCTATTCGTCGCAAACGCTTGCGGACATCGCGGCGCTTGACGGTGTCATCGCCATCAAGGAAGGCAGCGATGCCATCCTTGCCTATGACGAGAATCGGCGGGCGGTGAAGCAGGCCGATCCGTCCGTCGCGCTCCTGCCGTCGAATTTCAACTGGTTCCTGCCGCAGCTTGCCGTCGGCGGCGACGGCATCCTGTCCGGTCTG
Coding sequences:
- a CDS encoding dihydrodipicolinate synthase family protein, with the protein product MKKPNLRGVTVATVLPFKDDLSIDWDGYARLLDYCACPDGIAAVFVNGHAGEGGSLSDDERQAVIERTRRHIGGKPLLAGIIAHSTAEAIHQAQLAEAAGADCAVLFPPAPLGGGASATSRAPVAFVRAVSSAIGIPVSIFQYPLASGFGYSSQTLADIAALDGVIAIKEGSDAILAYDENRRAVKQADPSVALLPSNFNWFLPQLAVGGDGILSGLVSLAPHLFIALWQAALADDLKAMRAVNERLYPVVRAIYGPAPIMDMHTRMKVGLKALGLISNADPRPPLLPVLPALCDTIATTVGAARAAGDIRLA